A DNA window from Fodinibius sp. Rm-B-1B1-1 contains the following coding sequences:
- the ileS gene encoding isoleucine--tRNA ligase — protein MSKQFDEVKKLNFSKLEVETLKWWKENDIFEKSLSTREEGIPFTFYEGPPTANGKPGIHHVLARTVKDMFCRYKTLKGFRVERKAGWDTHGLPVEIEIEKELDLEGRQQVEEYGVAEYNEKCRNSVLKYKDLWDKLTTRMAYWVDLDDPYITFDNDYIESVWWAFKTLHEKGLVYKGYKIQWYSPGSGTVLSSHEVAQGYEEVQDPSIFVKFPVSKADNVYFLAWTTTPWTIVSNMGLSVNPELDYVKIELSEGDRTEYYIMAKGCLDEVIDHDYEIVEEFKGEELVGWTYDPVFDYALEEFDKDEAWRVVPADYVTTEEGTGVVHIAPAFGADDYETGQENDIPMFNPIDKDGRFTDQVPDFEGQWFKDADKPISRAIKDKHMMYKHETYLHNYPHDWRKGTPLMSYPVESWFIRTTDVKDKMVDFNKQINWKPPSTGSGRFGTWLENNVDWAVSRQRYWGTPIPLWVSDKNPEHVEVVGSVEELKKKAGLSDDEELDLHRPYIDEITWEGPDGGTMRRIPDLMDVWFDSGSMPFAQWHYPFENKDKFKDNFPADFIAEGVDQTRGWFYTLHALGTMLFDQPAYKNVVSNGLVLDENGNKMSKSKGNTVEPFEVIQEYGADTVRWYMMSNSSPWENLRFSEDGLQDTQRKFFNTIVNTYSFFAMYANIDGFTYSGSQIPVSDRVEMDRWIISRMNTTVKLVDEYLDDYEPTKAARAVEDFVDELSNWYVRRNRRRFWKEDKSLDKQAAYQTLYECLVDLAKLISPIAPFLGEWLYQRLNEVTEADEESVHISFYPTVEETAIDKQLEHRMELARHISSMVLSLRNKLEINVRQPLSRIILPIDKEEDRQAIESVKEIILDEVNIKEVEFVDDDSGIVHKSAKPNYPKLGSKLGSKMKPVAAKVAELSTEEITDYEETGSIELDLGEQGIVQLGEDSLEIIRTGLEGWSVETEKGLSVALDTELSPALIKEGLAREFVNRIQNMRKEADFDVEDRIIIGFNGSDKLEDAVEAMKDYIKSETLAEEISSQELDVSDFIKNWEIGESESTISIRRNPN, from the coding sequence ATGAGTAAACAATTTGACGAAGTCAAGAAGCTAAATTTTTCCAAACTCGAAGTTGAAACGCTGAAGTGGTGGAAAGAGAACGATATTTTTGAAAAGAGTCTCTCTACCCGTGAAGAAGGTATTCCCTTTACATTTTATGAGGGACCACCTACGGCAAATGGAAAGCCCGGTATTCACCACGTACTGGCACGGACGGTTAAGGATATGTTTTGCCGGTACAAAACGTTGAAGGGGTTTCGCGTTGAACGTAAAGCCGGCTGGGATACCCACGGATTGCCCGTTGAGATTGAGATCGAAAAGGAATTGGATCTTGAGGGACGCCAGCAGGTAGAAGAATATGGCGTTGCCGAATACAATGAGAAGTGTCGCAACAGTGTTTTAAAGTATAAAGATCTTTGGGATAAGCTGACTACGCGCATGGCGTACTGGGTTGATCTCGACGACCCGTACATCACTTTCGATAACGACTATATTGAGTCGGTTTGGTGGGCGTTTAAAACGCTGCACGAAAAGGGCTTGGTGTATAAGGGATATAAAATTCAGTGGTATTCACCGGGTAGTGGTACGGTATTGTCCTCTCACGAGGTAGCACAGGGATACGAAGAGGTCCAGGACCCATCGATTTTTGTGAAGTTTCCTGTTTCTAAGGCTGATAATGTGTATTTCTTGGCATGGACAACAACCCCTTGGACGATTGTATCAAATATGGGGCTGTCGGTAAATCCCGAATTGGATTATGTGAAAATTGAGCTTTCTGAGGGCGACCGTACTGAGTATTATATTATGGCCAAGGGATGCCTTGATGAAGTGATTGATCACGATTATGAGATCGTTGAAGAATTTAAAGGTGAGGAACTTGTTGGATGGACGTACGATCCGGTGTTCGATTATGCCTTAGAAGAGTTTGATAAGGATGAAGCTTGGCGCGTGGTGCCCGCTGATTATGTAACGACCGAAGAAGGTACGGGGGTGGTTCATATTGCTCCTGCTTTTGGTGCTGATGATTATGAGACGGGACAGGAAAATGACATCCCAATGTTTAATCCCATTGATAAGGATGGTCGTTTCACGGATCAGGTACCTGATTTTGAAGGGCAGTGGTTCAAGGATGCAGACAAGCCTATTTCTCGTGCTATCAAGGATAAGCACATGATGTATAAGCACGAGACATATTTGCACAACTATCCGCACGACTGGCGCAAAGGTACGCCGCTGATGTCATATCCTGTTGAGTCGTGGTTTATCCGAACAACGGATGTGAAGGACAAGATGGTGGATTTCAATAAACAAATTAACTGGAAGCCACCAAGTACCGGAAGTGGACGTTTTGGTACGTGGCTCGAAAACAATGTGGACTGGGCAGTTTCTCGTCAGCGCTATTGGGGTACCCCTATTCCGCTTTGGGTGAGTGATAAAAATCCCGAGCACGTTGAAGTTGTGGGAAGTGTGGAGGAGCTGAAGAAGAAGGCTGGCTTGTCTGATGACGAAGAACTTGATCTGCACCGCCCATATATTGATGAGATTACTTGGGAAGGGCCTGATGGCGGTACCATGCGGCGCATCCCCGATCTGATGGACGTTTGGTTTGATTCTGGATCGATGCCGTTTGCACAGTGGCACTACCCCTTTGAAAACAAGGATAAGTTTAAAGATAATTTTCCTGCTGATTTTATTGCTGAAGGGGTAGACCAGACGCGCGGATGGTTTTACACACTTCACGCACTGGGTACCATGTTGTTTGACCAGCCGGCCTATAAGAACGTTGTATCAAACGGACTTGTACTGGATGAGAATGGCAATAAGATGAGTAAGTCCAAAGGAAATACCGTTGAGCCGTTTGAGGTTATTCAGGAATACGGTGCGGATACGGTTCGCTGGTACATGATGAGTAACTCATCGCCATGGGAAAACCTCCGATTCAGTGAGGATGGATTGCAGGATACCCAGCGCAAGTTTTTTAATACCATTGTAAACACGTATTCCTTCTTTGCAATGTATGCAAATATTGACGGGTTTACCTACTCGGGATCACAAATCCCGGTTTCCGATCGTGTGGAAATGGATCGCTGGATTATCTCACGGATGAACACCACCGTCAAACTCGTTGATGAGTATCTGGATGATTATGAGCCAACGAAAGCGGCACGTGCAGTTGAGGATTTTGTGGATGAGCTTAGCAACTGGTATGTGCGTCGAAATCGGCGACGATTCTGGAAAGAAGATAAGAGTCTCGACAAGCAGGCGGCCTATCAAACACTGTATGAATGTTTGGTAGATTTAGCTAAATTAATCAGTCCGATTGCACCGTTCTTGGGAGAATGGCTATATCAACGGTTGAACGAAGTGACCGAAGCTGATGAAGAATCGGTACATATCTCGTTCTATCCCACGGTAGAAGAAACAGCTATCGATAAGCAGTTGGAGCATCGCATGGAGTTAGCACGACATATTTCTTCCATGGTGTTGAGCTTGCGCAACAAGCTGGAAATAAACGTGCGTCAGCCGCTGTCACGAATCATCTTGCCGATCGACAAAGAGGAAGATCGCCAGGCTATTGAGTCAGTTAAAGAAATTATTCTTGATGAAGTCAATATCAAGGAGGTTGAATTTGTAGATGATGATTCCGGCATTGTTCATAAATCTGCGAAACCTAATTATCCAAAGTTGGGTAGTAAGTTGGGTAGTAAGATGAAGCCGGTGGCTGCAAAAGTTGCAGAGCTTTCGACCGAAGAAATTACCGATTACGAAGAAACCGGTTCTATCGAGCTTGACTTAGGTGAGCAAGGTATCGTGCAGCTTGGCGAAGATAGTCTCGAAATTATTCGTACTGGATTGGAAGGCTGGTCGGTAGAGACAGAAAAAGGTTTAAGTGTAGCCCTTGATACGGAGTTGTCTCCCGCTCTCATTAAGGAAGGGTTGGCACGCGAATTTGTGAATCGTATCCAGAATATGCGTAAGGAAGCTGACTTTGATGTTGAAGATCGCATTATTATTGGATTTAATGGATCAGATAAACTGGAAGATGCAGTGGAGGCTATGAAGGACTATATTAAAAGCGAAACATTAGCTGAAGAAATTTCATCACAAGAACTGGACGTTTCAGATTTTATAAAGAACTGGGAAATAGGTGAGAGTGAATCTACTATTTCGATCAGAAGAAACCCTAATTAA
- a CDS encoding murein hydrolase activator EnvC family protein codes for MKRYYNLITIVICLLGIPHLLFAQTTAVQEFQELRNNIVEKQKNTRAEIERLNKQIQQFEDRLQQAEEKYENLYQKYQHSKQLIALQDEKINQLENEQTQIQEEISITTESLKAKRAELEQLIENYKSTLSYLYKQGRTSQLALIFSANSINQMLIRAFYLEKFNTYREQQAEDIKAAEKKLEQTKEQLVKAQQKNEEVLTEIKAEKEELAKQKAQQEKNVALLRENREEIKSKLQEVQQQKENLNSTLSDLIQREEEIRKAREQKLRQLEEERKKKLAAAKKIENDAKRKAEMEKYSEPIKLDNFLDSNAMEEIESRFSSSKGSLPWPVNSRTIAEHFGNKRHPVYGTLTPNLGIEIVTDAQSSVKVVHDGYVFDVRPIPGYGDVVLVKHGRFITAYGNLSQVMVQKNEVLNQGDMVGLSGDENSPKGESLFFLIRENSKNLDPENWLQTETISSNY; via the coding sequence ATGAAAAGATACTATAATCTTATAACGATTGTTATTTGTCTGCTGGGGATTCCCCATCTCCTATTTGCACAAACCACTGCGGTGCAGGAGTTCCAGGAACTCCGCAATAATATCGTTGAAAAGCAAAAAAATACTCGAGCTGAAATTGAGCGGCTTAACAAGCAGATTCAACAATTCGAAGACCGCCTGCAACAAGCTGAAGAAAAATACGAGAATCTGTATCAAAAGTACCAACATTCGAAGCAACTCATTGCACTACAGGATGAAAAAATCAATCAGCTGGAAAATGAGCAAACCCAAATTCAGGAAGAAATCTCCATAACCACGGAATCTCTTAAGGCTAAACGAGCGGAGTTGGAACAGCTTATTGAAAATTATAAAAGCACACTTAGCTACCTTTACAAACAAGGGCGCACCTCACAACTGGCGCTTATATTCTCAGCCAACTCCATCAACCAAATGCTGATCAGGGCTTTCTATCTTGAAAAGTTCAATACATACCGTGAGCAACAGGCTGAAGACATTAAAGCGGCAGAGAAAAAGCTGGAGCAAACAAAAGAACAGCTGGTTAAAGCACAGCAAAAAAATGAGGAGGTACTAACAGAAATTAAGGCAGAGAAAGAAGAACTGGCCAAACAAAAAGCTCAGCAAGAAAAAAATGTGGCCCTGCTTCGGGAAAACCGAGAAGAAATAAAAAGCAAACTTCAGGAAGTTCAACAACAAAAAGAAAATCTTAATAGTACGCTTTCTGACCTTATCCAACGGGAAGAAGAAATTCGCAAGGCACGAGAACAAAAACTGCGTCAGTTAGAAGAAGAACGAAAGAAGAAACTGGCCGCTGCCAAAAAAATTGAGAATGATGCCAAACGGAAAGCCGAAATGGAAAAGTATTCGGAACCCATAAAACTGGATAATTTTTTGGATTCCAATGCCATGGAAGAAATTGAAAGCCGGTTCTCCTCAAGCAAAGGCAGCCTTCCTTGGCCCGTTAACAGCCGTACCATTGCCGAACATTTTGGCAACAAGCGTCATCCCGTTTATGGAACCTTGACACCAAATCTGGGTATTGAAATTGTGACTGATGCACAATCGTCGGTAAAAGTAGTACACGACGGTTACGTTTTTGATGTTCGTCCAATCCCGGGCTATGGCGATGTCGTGCTTGTAAAACATGGCCGATTTATTACCGCATACGGCAACTTAAGTCAGGTTATGGTGCAAAAGAATGAGGTACTAAATCAAGGAGATATGGTTGGTCTTTCGGGTGATGAAAATTCACCTAAAGGAGAAAGCCTGTTCTTCCTTATTCGTGAAAATAGTAAAAACCTTGATCCGGAAAATTGGCTACAAACAGAAACCATATCCAGCAACTATTAA
- a CDS encoding signal peptidase II — protein MDKQKIAALAAPAFVVVLLDQISKHWIRLNPQWHYMDIIPGWLTFNYTQNPGMALGMRWASTEIISVIAILATIAILTYVLYNREEATVAYLFCMGLILGGAFGNIIDRLVMGYIESYGGLLEGHVVDFIHFNLTISGYPVFPYIFNVADVAISTAIIAMLIFHKRIVPSNLSGVQDTNENTSDLPPETRAEG, from the coding sequence TTGGATAAGCAAAAGATAGCAGCCCTTGCAGCACCGGCGTTTGTCGTCGTTTTGCTGGATCAAATTTCGAAGCATTGGATTCGATTGAATCCACAATGGCATTATATGGATATTATTCCGGGCTGGCTGACCTTCAACTATACCCAAAATCCGGGTATGGCCTTGGGTATGAGGTGGGCTTCTACGGAAATAATCAGCGTTATTGCTATCCTGGCAACCATCGCCATTTTAACTTACGTATTATATAATCGAGAGGAGGCTACGGTTGCATATCTTTTTTGTATGGGATTGATTCTGGGAGGGGCATTTGGAAATATTATTGACCGCTTGGTGATGGGCTATATTGAATCGTATGGCGGTCTGCTCGAGGGGCACGTTGTTGACTTTATTCATTTTAACCTGACCATAAGTGGTTACCCCGTTTTCCCTTATATCTTTAATGTGGCAGATGTTGCTATTAGTACGGCTATTATAGCTATGCTTATTTTTCACAAACGTATTGTGCCATCAAATTTATCTGGTGTACAAGACACCAATGAGAATACTTCTGACCTTCCTCCGGAAACTCGGGCTGAAGGGTAA
- a CDS encoding low molecular weight protein-tyrosine-phosphatase, whose translation MDVPVQKPITKDNHYKICFVCLGNICRSPTAEGIFQHLINERNLENHFEIDSAGTSAYHIGESANSKSQRTANKHGITLHSKARQFKISDLDYYDLILAMDNENLDNIRQLANGNDEHKIGRMRDFDPQPGDGEVPDPYYGGPEGFENVFQIVKRSCENLLDELEAHVEK comes from the coding sequence ATGGATGTACCTGTGCAAAAACCAATCACTAAAGACAATCACTATAAAATCTGCTTCGTTTGTCTGGGTAATATTTGCCGTAGCCCAACCGCTGAGGGTATTTTTCAACATTTAATAAATGAGCGGAACCTTGAAAACCATTTTGAAATTGATTCGGCAGGAACATCGGCTTACCATATTGGAGAATCGGCCAACAGCAAAAGTCAGCGTACAGCAAATAAACATGGTATAACACTACATTCCAAGGCCCGTCAATTTAAGATCAGCGATCTTGATTATTATGATTTAATTTTGGCCATGGATAACGAAAACCTGGACAATATTCGTCAACTGGCTAATGGCAATGACGAGCATAAAATTGGCCGCATGCGGGATTTTGATCCCCAACCGGGTGACGGGGAAGTGCCTGACCCCTATTATGGCGGACCCGAGGGATTCGAAAATGTGTTCCAGATTGTGAAACGAAGCTGCGAAAATCTTCTTGATGAACTTGAAGCCCACGTAGAGAAATAG
- a CDS encoding tetratricopeptide repeat protein, translated as MNRSIYSSLRLAISLVALLLTIAPAPVWGQVQTIEEIEYTSAHTAYIDGLAAFENNDFEKALTLLNKAYVKLPEHAGVNYALADAYLQVNDIKNAEYYSKQARNIAPQNKWYHLQLINIYQHTGNTQGVIQALNSALTHHSKDTDILYNLAQAYADQGDYEKSNKIYHKLLQIQGEMISIRLERLKNFNNLGQKDSSIVELEKIRDQNPGNLATLHLLSNYYLDLDKPDEARNVIDNALDINPKDPKSLLALADIQLNQSQWDSAQTTLGILADDSTLAAETKEQLAQFVYTKFNKNTGNDTITTIASTVLKKLINHSSTSGKVHSIAADFFLKTDQKEPALRALKYATDLNPANDSAWQQYLQLLLEERQFEQVIQAGQKAIKEVPQDPVLLYFIGNAYLSTRQYDQAEAHLEEASTLPARKPLKANIFGSLADTYANMEQWSSAFTYYQKAVDLDPQNPVIFNNYAYYLSRRGIQLDKAEQLARKALAFSPDNTSFLDTVGWIYFKQGNLQKAKNYIERAINSGNPTAEVMEHMGDVLLKLGEPDEAKNWWQKALNKDSTRTHLREKLSD; from the coding sequence ATGAACAGATCGATTTATAGCTCATTACGTCTTGCAATCAGCCTGGTTGCACTGCTTCTTACTATCGCTCCAGCACCCGTTTGGGGACAGGTACAAACAATTGAAGAAATTGAATACACCTCAGCGCATACGGCATATATTGATGGATTGGCTGCTTTTGAAAACAATGACTTTGAGAAGGCCCTAACACTGCTCAACAAAGCGTATGTAAAACTTCCGGAACATGCGGGGGTAAATTATGCCCTGGCTGATGCATATCTACAAGTCAATGATATAAAAAATGCAGAATATTACAGTAAACAAGCCCGAAATATCGCTCCCCAAAACAAGTGGTATCACCTGCAGCTTATAAATATTTATCAACACACCGGCAATACCCAAGGGGTTATCCAAGCACTCAATAGTGCCCTTACCCATCATTCCAAAGACACCGATATTTTATATAACCTTGCTCAAGCTTACGCTGATCAAGGTGATTACGAAAAATCGAATAAGATCTACCATAAATTACTGCAGATACAGGGTGAGATGATTTCTATTCGACTGGAGCGACTTAAAAACTTTAACAACCTGGGGCAAAAAGATTCCTCTATTGTTGAACTTGAAAAAATCCGCGACCAAAATCCCGGCAACCTTGCAACGCTGCACCTCTTAAGCAACTATTATCTGGATTTAGACAAACCTGACGAGGCTCGTAACGTCATTGATAATGCCCTCGACATTAATCCAAAAGATCCCAAATCGCTTTTAGCACTGGCCGATATTCAACTTAACCAATCCCAATGGGATAGTGCTCAAACCACACTTGGGATTTTAGCAGATGACTCCACCTTAGCTGCTGAAACTAAAGAACAACTTGCCCAGTTTGTGTATACTAAGTTCAATAAAAACACTGGCAACGACACAATTACAACTATTGCAAGCACCGTTTTAAAAAAACTAATAAATCACTCCTCAACGTCGGGTAAGGTACACAGCATTGCGGCCGATTTCTTTTTGAAAACTGATCAAAAAGAACCTGCCCTTCGTGCTCTTAAATATGCTACAGACTTAAATCCAGCAAATGATTCAGCATGGCAGCAATACCTTCAACTATTGCTTGAAGAACGTCAATTTGAACAAGTAATACAGGCTGGCCAAAAAGCTATTAAAGAAGTTCCACAAGATCCTGTACTACTCTACTTTATTGGCAATGCCTATCTATCTACCCGGCAATACGACCAAGCCGAAGCACACCTCGAGGAAGCTTCAACACTACCGGCTCGCAAACCACTCAAAGCTAATATCTTTGGATCACTGGCTGACACCTATGCTAATATGGAACAATGGTCATCTGCATTTACATATTATCAAAAGGCCGTAGATTTAGATCCTCAAAATCCCGTCATTTTCAATAACTACGCATATTATTTATCCCGCAGAGGTATCCAACTCGATAAAGCTGAGCAGCTGGCTCGTAAGGCCTTAGCATTTTCGCCCGATAATACTTCCTTCCTCGATACCGTTGGATGGATATACTTTAAGCAAGGTAACCTGCAAAAAGCCAAAAACTATATCGAACGAGCCATTAACAGCGGCAATCCAACAGCAGAAGTAATGGAACATATGGGTGATGTATTACTTAAACTTGGTGAGCCTGATGAGGCCAAAAACTGGTGGCAGAAAGCTTTAAATAAAGACTCTACACGAACTCATTTACGAGAAAAACTATCAGATTAA
- a CDS encoding helical backbone metal receptor yields MSSNIQRIVSLVPSLTELVIDLGMENKLVGRTRFCIHPKEKVDDIAIIGGTKNPRLDKIRTLDPDYIIANKEENRREDIQALQEDFEVNVTEIATIEDALIVIHQLAKTFDQTSKAKQLISNIQQALENRPEVPKLNTAYLIWKDPWMTVGRDTYIHDILDHWNFPNVFANRERYPKITLEDIKKQNPDLILLSSEPYPFKEKHMAQIEEACPAARVLLVEGEWFSWYGSRMEHAFKRLNGWRKTIE; encoded by the coding sequence ATGTCATCTAATATACAACGCATTGTAAGCCTGGTTCCAAGTCTAACAGAATTAGTTATCGATTTGGGAATGGAAAATAAGCTCGTAGGGCGCACGCGGTTTTGCATTCATCCCAAAGAAAAAGTAGATGACATTGCAATCATAGGCGGCACAAAGAATCCTCGGCTCGACAAAATTCGTACACTTGATCCAGATTATATTATCGCCAATAAAGAAGAAAATCGTCGCGAAGACATCCAAGCCCTGCAAGAAGATTTCGAGGTAAACGTAACAGAAATTGCTACTATCGAAGATGCGTTGATCGTCATTCATCAACTGGCAAAAACATTTGACCAAACATCAAAAGCCAAGCAATTAATTTCGAATATTCAGCAGGCGCTTGAAAATCGACCGGAAGTTCCCAAGCTTAACACCGCTTATTTGATCTGGAAAGATCCGTGGATGACTGTGGGACGTGATACCTATATCCACGATATTTTAGACCATTGGAATTTCCCCAATGTGTTTGCAAACCGGGAACGATATCCTAAAATAACGCTGGAAGATATCAAAAAACAGAATCCCGACCTTATTTTGTTGAGCAGCGAACCCTATCCTTTTAAAGAAAAACATATGGCACAAATTGAAGAAGCATGCCCTGCCGCACGCGTGCTGTTGGTTGAGGGCGAATGGTTTAGCTGGTATGGCTCACGGATGGAACATGCTTTTAAACGATTAAATGGCTGGCGCAAAACGATTGAGTAA
- a CDS encoding TraR/DksA family transcriptional regulator, which translates to MASTKKDNQDTERVSPYSDEELEYFKEIILKKREEAERELESLQSTLRDSMENASDESAYSFHMADAGTDAQEREKTYMLFNRTKKFIRYLDDALTRIENKTYGVCKVTGKKIAKGRLEAVPHTQLSIEAKLKRK; encoded by the coding sequence ATGGCATCAACAAAAAAAGATAACCAAGATACAGAGCGCGTTTCTCCATACTCAGATGAGGAGTTAGAGTATTTCAAAGAAATTATTCTAAAAAAGCGTGAGGAGGCTGAGCGCGAACTTGAATCGCTGCAAAGCACGTTGCGCGATAGTATGGAAAATGCCAGTGACGAATCGGCTTATTCATTCCACATGGCCGATGCCGGCACTGACGCGCAAGAGCGTGAAAAGACGTATATGCTGTTTAACCGTACTAAAAAGTTTATCCGTTACTTGGATGATGCTTTAACACGGATCGAAAACAAAACCTACGGCGTTTGTAAAGTGACGGGTAAAAAGATTGCAAAGGGACGACTCGAGGCCGTTCCCCATACCCAGCTTAGTATTGAAGCTAAACTTAAGCGTAAATAA
- a CDS encoding DUF4292 domain-containing protein gives MLNSQHYTTLFLWGCLGLVLVSCSGPQKLTEDNFRPSDENPSQIVNQLSDYSKTLQSVKGKGRAIVSEPGNTERVTIQFSSNRQKSLVTIRNGLGIEGGQLLTDGDTLLIYNKVDKYARKVPVHGTSLDRINRLASLNILDMLNRPVAKEDVQSLMENEDRYLLQLKTGTSIQINKNTGTIAQIEQLEESNLPYSVIRYEAYASVEGFSLPRRISIFGPEEKSKIALQLTALDLNPELQSLTINLPDDIPIYYE, from the coding sequence GTGTTAAACTCACAACATTATACCACACTTTTTTTATGGGGATGTTTAGGCCTGGTGCTTGTTTCCTGTTCCGGACCTCAAAAGCTGACCGAAGATAACTTTCGACCATCCGACGAAAACCCTTCTCAAATTGTAAATCAACTGTCCGATTACAGCAAGACCCTACAATCCGTAAAAGGAAAGGGACGCGCCATTGTAAGTGAACCCGGAAATACCGAGCGGGTGACCATCCAGTTCTCCAGCAATCGACAAAAAAGCCTTGTAACCATCCGCAATGGATTGGGCATTGAAGGCGGACAGCTGCTTACTGACGGTGATACGCTGCTTATTTATAACAAAGTGGATAAATATGCTCGTAAAGTTCCAGTCCACGGCACCAGTCTCGATCGTATCAACCGGTTAGCCTCACTTAATATTCTGGATATGTTGAATCGTCCTGTCGCAAAAGAAGATGTTCAGTCGCTGATGGAAAATGAAGACCGATACCTGCTGCAACTAAAAACCGGCACGAGTATCCAAATTAATAAGAATACAGGCACCATTGCTCAAATTGAACAACTGGAGGAATCTAACCTTCCATACTCGGTAATTCGATACGAAGCCTATGCTTCGGTTGAGGGGTTCTCCCTTCCGCGAAGAATTAGTATATTTGGACCGGAGGAAAAATCAAAAATAGCTTTACAACTAACAGCATTAGATTTAAATCCTGAGCTGCAATCGTTAACAATTAATCTACCAGACGATATTCCCATTTATTACGAATGA
- a CDS encoding fructosamine kinase family protein, translating into MIPNSVLSKIEKVTGQQVQSSNQVSGGSINQAAKVTLSDGRPYFLKWNTSADARMFTVEEKGLALLASAQTSLRIPAVSTTGKTDDNIGFLLQEFIAEGHANPNSASDFGRQLAQLHQHHEEKYGLDHNNYIGKLPQSNTWHKNWIDFFIQERMEPQLKMATDSGKLGTQTVTQFEAMYQKLCDIFPDEPPSLLHGDLWSGNYFFDEKGQATVYDPAVYYGHREMELAFTHLFGGFPSKFYSAYKEKYPLESGFSERKDIYNLYPLLVHTNLFGGSYGRQVQGIAAQF; encoded by the coding sequence ATGATTCCCAATTCGGTTCTTTCCAAAATAGAAAAAGTTACAGGACAACAGGTTCAATCTTCAAATCAGGTGTCCGGAGGCAGTATTAATCAGGCTGCAAAAGTTACGCTTTCTGACGGGCGCCCTTACTTCTTAAAATGGAATACATCAGCAGATGCCCGCATGTTTACTGTTGAAGAAAAGGGACTTGCCCTGCTTGCCTCGGCCCAAACATCACTCCGCATTCCTGCCGTATCAACAACCGGTAAAACGGATGATAATATAGGCTTTTTGTTACAGGAGTTTATTGCTGAAGGGCACGCCAATCCTAATTCGGCTTCTGACTTTGGCCGTCAATTGGCCCAACTCCATCAACATCACGAAGAAAAATACGGGCTTGATCACAACAATTACATTGGCAAACTACCGCAATCAAATACCTGGCATAAGAACTGGATCGATTTCTTTATCCAAGAGCGGATGGAGCCTCAGCTCAAAATGGCGACTGACAGTGGAAAGTTAGGAACGCAAACAGTTACTCAGTTTGAAGCCATGTATCAAAAATTGTGCGATATATTTCCCGACGAACCACCGAGTCTTTTGCATGGGGATTTATGGAGCGGCAATTATTTCTTCGATGAAAAGGGGCAAGCTACCGTTTATGATCCTGCAGTCTATTATGGCCATCGCGAAATGGAGCTGGCTTTCACCCATCTCTTTGGTGGCTTTCCGAGTAAATTCTACAGTGCTTATAAAGAAAAATACCCTTTGGAATCAGGGTTTTCTGAGCGAAAAGACATTTATAACCTTTATCCCCTGTTGGTACACACCAACCTGTTTGGAGGTAGTTATGGCCGGCAGGTTCAAGGGATTGCAGCTCAATTTTGA